A DNA window from Planctomycetaceae bacterium contains the following coding sequences:
- a CDS encoding DUF1501 domain-containing protein → MHHTPFIAAADSPHLLSRRNFFTTGRSVLGGAAIATLMGNSAFGSSEAAVGPDFLPKAKRVIYLHMVGGPAQMDLFDYKPVMNDWYDKDLPESIRNGQRLTTMTSGQARFPIAPSKYKFSQAGDCGMWMNTELLPRLAEKADEICWMKSLHTEAINHEPAISAMQTGNQVTGRPCLGAWASYGLGTMNENLPAFVVLIATPSNRDQEQAISARLWGSGYLPGQHAGVSFRSTGDPILFVNNPPGVPDFIRKRSIDGLNRLNELTYQSLHDPETETRIRQYEMAFRMQASVPELTDMSQEPQHIFELYGEDSKKPGTFGYTALMARRLAERGVRFIQVYHNNWDHHANVAGRMPSQCKDIDQPCYALLEDLKQRGMLDDTLIIWGGEFGRTIYSQGGLSKENYGRDHHPRCFSMWMAGGGTKGGAIYGETDDFSYNIVRDPVHIRDFHATILQLLGFDHERLTYRFQGLDQRLTGVLPAQVINELLA, encoded by the coding sequence ATGCATCACACACCTTTCATCGCAGCCGCGGACTCGCCGCATCTCCTTTCCCGCCGGAACTTCTTTACGACGGGCCGCAGCGTGCTCGGTGGTGCGGCCATTGCGACGCTGATGGGAAACTCCGCATTCGGTTCCAGCGAAGCTGCCGTCGGGCCCGATTTTCTGCCGAAGGCAAAGCGAGTCATCTACCTGCACATGGTTGGCGGACCTGCGCAGATGGATCTGTTCGACTACAAGCCGGTGATGAACGACTGGTATGACAAGGATCTGCCGGAATCGATTCGCAACGGTCAGCGGCTGACGACGATGACCAGCGGACAGGCTCGCTTTCCGATTGCTCCGTCCAAATACAAGTTCAGCCAGGCCGGCGACTGCGGCATGTGGATGAACACCGAACTGCTGCCGAGGCTTGCGGAGAAGGCCGACGAAATCTGCTGGATGAAAAGTCTGCACACGGAAGCCATCAACCATGAGCCGGCGATTTCCGCGATGCAGACGGGAAATCAGGTCACCGGCCGTCCGTGTCTGGGAGCGTGGGCGTCGTACGGTCTGGGCACGATGAATGAAAATCTGCCGGCCTTCGTCGTGCTGATCGCCACACCCAGCAATCGCGACCAGGAACAGGCGATCTCCGCGCGGCTGTGGGGTTCCGGCTACCTTCCCGGCCAGCATGCCGGCGTTTCGTTCCGCAGCACCGGCGATCCGATTCTCTTCGTCAACAATCCGCCGGGCGTTCCTGACTTCATTCGCAAACGTTCCATCGACGGACTGAACCGGCTGAATGAACTGACGTACCAGTCGCTGCATGATCCGGAAACGGAAACGCGGATCCGGCAATACGAAATGGCGTTCCGAATGCAGGCCAGTGTTCCGGAACTGACGGACATGAGCCAGGAGCCGCAGCATATCTTTGAACTCTACGGTGAAGATTCGAAGAAGCCCGGCACGTTTGGCTATACGGCGCTGATGGCTCGCCGGCTGGCGGAACGGGGTGTGCGGTTCATCCAGGTGTATCACAACAACTGGGATCATCATGCCAACGTCGCGGGCCGGATGCCCAGCCAGTGCAAAGACATCGACCAGCCCTGCTACGCGTTGCTGGAAGACCTGAAGCAGCGCGGCATGCTGGACGACACGCTGATCATCTGGGGCGGCGAATTCGGCCGCACGATCTACAGTCAGGGCGGACTGTCAAAGGAAAATTACGGTCGTGATCACCATCCTCGCTGCTTTTCAATGTGGATGGCCGGCGGAGGAACGAAAGGCGGAGCGATCTACGGAGAGACCGACGACTTTTCCTACAACATCGTCCGCGATCCCGTTCATATCCGCGATTTTCACGCCACCATTCTGCAGTTGCTGGGCTTCGACCACGAACGACTGACGTACCGGTTCCAGGGACTGGATCAGCGGCTGACGGGTGTTCTTCCCGCGCAGGTTATCAACGAGCTGTTGGCCTGA
- a CDS encoding VOC family protein, giving the protein MKLMKSRSLAVFNVFAVCGVALAVLSGAVQDAERRFSDTTVDLGIVVSDLDRSLKFYTTVVGLTHDSEFFVDENFCRDAGLTDGHGLKIQVLHPNGDVDGTGIKLMQLNGVNSAKADHGFIHSTLGYSYLTFHVADIDAASARLKAAGIKPVGKDQVRVPLETPEPIYLTVIADPDGNLIELLGPRGAK; this is encoded by the coding sequence ATGAAACTGATGAAAAGCCGGTCTTTGGCAGTCTTCAACGTCTTCGCGGTCTGCGGCGTGGCTCTGGCCGTGCTGTCCGGAGCTGTCCAGGACGCGGAACGCAGGTTTTCAGACACCACGGTCGACCTGGGAATCGTCGTCAGTGATCTGGACCGCAGCCTGAAGTTTTACACGACAGTTGTCGGTTTGACGCACGACAGCGAATTTTTCGTCGATGAAAACTTCTGCCGAGACGCGGGTCTGACAGACGGGCATGGCCTGAAGATTCAGGTGCTGCACCCGAACGGCGACGTCGACGGCACGGGAATCAAACTGATGCAACTCAATGGCGTCAACAGCGCCAAAGCCGATCACGGCTTCATTCATTCGACGCTGGGCTACAGCTATCTGACCTTCCATGTGGCCGACATTGATGCCGCGTCGGCTCGCCTGAAAGCCGCGGGAATCAAGCCTGTCGGAAAGGACCAGGTCCGTGTCCCGCTGGAAACGCCGGAACCCATCTATCTGACAGTCATTGCCGATCCGGACGGCAACCTGATCGAACTGCTCGGCCCAAGAGGGGCAAAGTAG
- a CDS encoding DUF1553 domain-containing protein encodes MIQNPANFTGRRLDATSAQIAACFRGRTAFCTAAASPSNGGFLRTGSLLLLTLAVSALVTTTACAEDKLEYNRDIRPILAENCFACHGADSAARKADLRLDRREAALDAGAIAAGNPNGSGLIERIDSDDADLVMPPAETKKVLTPAQKNTLRRWIAEGAEYQSHWSLIPPVKPQPPAVKNEAWAKNEIDRFVLAKLEAHGLTPAEEAEPRSLYRRLHLDITGLPPAPQDVDSFVADYRARGDEALSEWIDRLMSSTAWGEQRARYWLDAARYADTHGLHFDNYREMWPYRDWVIRSFNANQPFDQFTIEQLAGDLLDNPTDDQLIATGFQRCNITTNEGGTIDEENLAIYATDRVQTFGWVFLGLTTNCGQCHDHKFDPLTMRDFYSLAAYFRNTTQPAKDGNVKDGRGPVIVVPTQADQSRWHALPEEIATAVRQRDERKTAAREDFERWLSALTPESPEDGISNEQLVIHVPLTSASDNQVLTSSGSASSLQSTGEISWVPDGRLGPAPVMKPGGTFDLGDLADFETNQPFSDGAWIRSASDTVSGAIIARMDEQNAYRGWDLWQQGRAVGVHIIDTWPGNAIKVVTKNDVLKTGEWQHVFATYDGSGKPDGIRIYVNGFPQETKIETNNLKPDASIHTTTSLRIGQRSTGQVFEGGAVQDVRVYARALGADEVKAIADTALLRSILSIPADQRTPEQQASLFDHYLNVHDPQFPALAKAVTSLEEERDAIRKRSPVTHIQQERKDSPAMAHILMRGEYDKPGEEVSATTPAALHPLPDGAPKNRLGLAEWVVDPTNPLTARVTVNRFWQELFGQGIVATPEDFGVMGSLPSHQDLLDWLAVEYRESGWNTKRLFKLMLMSATYRQSAAVTPEKLELDRDNVLLSRGPRFRMAAEMVRDYALAVSGLLSPKMYGPGVKPYQPEDIWNVVGLNVSDTREYVADTGENLYRRSLYTFWKRMAPPPNMEAFNAPNREVCTVRRERTNTPLQALVTLNDPVFVEAARHLAENAIHTAGGDDDARIVSEIARRALFRSMNDVEMEVLLNDKRDFFDYYQSHPDDAKALTDVGESPAATDIDAATLAAWTMVCNQVLNLDEVLNK; translated from the coding sequence ATGATTCAAAATCCGGCAAATTTCACGGGTCGCCGCCTGGACGCAACTTCCGCTCAAATCGCAGCGTGCTTCCGCGGCCGCACTGCGTTCTGCACCGCCGCCGCGAGCCCGTCGAACGGCGGCTTCCTCCGCACAGGCAGCCTGTTGCTGCTGACGCTGGCCGTCTCAGCGCTTGTCACAACGACGGCGTGCGCCGAAGACAAGCTGGAATACAACCGCGACATTCGCCCAATTCTGGCGGAGAATTGCTTTGCGTGTCACGGCGCGGACAGTGCCGCTCGGAAAGCCGACCTGCGGCTCGATCGACGTGAAGCGGCGCTCGACGCCGGCGCAATCGCGGCGGGAAACCCAAACGGCAGCGGTCTGATCGAACGCATCGATTCCGATGACGCCGATCTTGTGATGCCGCCCGCGGAAACGAAGAAGGTACTGACGCCGGCGCAGAAGAACACGCTAAGACGCTGGATCGCCGAAGGCGCCGAGTATCAGTCGCATTGGTCGCTGATCCCGCCGGTGAAACCACAGCCTCCGGCGGTGAAAAACGAAGCCTGGGCGAAAAACGAAATCGATCGATTCGTGCTGGCAAAGCTGGAGGCTCACGGGCTGACTCCCGCCGAAGAAGCGGAACCGAGATCTCTCTACCGCCGATTGCATCTGGACATCACCGGTCTTCCGCCTGCGCCGCAGGATGTCGATTCGTTTGTCGCTGACTACCGCGCACGCGGCGACGAAGCATTGTCGGAATGGATCGACCGGCTGATGAGTTCCACGGCATGGGGCGAACAGCGGGCTCGCTACTGGCTGGACGCCGCGCGGTACGCGGATACTCACGGCCTGCACTTCGACAACTACCGCGAAATGTGGCCGTACCGGGACTGGGTGATTCGATCGTTCAATGCCAACCAGCCGTTCGATCAATTTACGATCGAACAGCTTGCCGGCGACCTGCTGGACAATCCCACCGACGATCAGTTGATCGCCACCGGATTCCAGCGCTGCAACATCACCACCAACGAAGGCGGCACGATCGACGAGGAGAATCTGGCGATTTACGCCACGGACCGCGTGCAGACGTTCGGCTGGGTGTTTCTGGGCCTGACGACGAACTGCGGCCAGTGTCACGATCACAAGTTTGATCCGCTGACGATGCGGGACTTCTATTCGCTGGCCGCGTATTTCCGAAACACCACCCAGCCGGCAAAGGACGGCAATGTCAAGGACGGTCGAGGTCCCGTGATCGTCGTCCCGACTCAGGCCGACCAGTCTCGCTGGCATGCTCTGCCGGAAGAAATCGCCACGGCAGTTCGACAGCGCGACGAACGTAAGACGGCCGCTCGCGAAGACTTCGAACGCTGGCTGAGTGCTCTGACACCGGAATCGCCGGAAGACGGGATTTCGAACGAGCAACTGGTCATTCACGTCCCGCTGACATCGGCCAGCGACAATCAGGTGCTGACGTCGTCGGGTTCCGCGAGTTCGCTGCAGTCAACCGGCGAGATTTCCTGGGTGCCCGACGGCAGGCTCGGCCCGGCACCGGTGATGAAGCCGGGAGGCACGTTCGATCTTGGCGATCTGGCCGACTTCGAAACAAACCAGCCGTTCAGCGACGGTGCCTGGATTCGCAGCGCCAGTGACACTGTTTCCGGCGCGATCATTGCGCGGATGGACGAACAGAACGCGTATCGCGGCTGGGATCTTTGGCAGCAGGGCCGCGCTGTGGGAGTTCACATCATCGACACCTGGCCCGGCAACGCCATCAAGGTCGTGACGAAAAACGACGTCCTGAAAACGGGTGAATGGCAGCACGTGTTTGCCACGTACGATGGTTCCGGAAAGCCGGATGGCATCCGCATCTACGTGAACGGATTTCCGCAGGAAACGAAGATCGAAACAAACAATCTGAAGCCGGACGCGTCAATTCACACCACGACGTCTCTGCGCATCGGACAGCGCAGCACAGGGCAGGTGTTCGAAGGTGGTGCCGTTCAGGACGTCCGTGTGTACGCTCGCGCTCTTGGCGCCGATGAAGTCAAGGCGATTGCTGACACGGCCCTGCTGCGTTCCATCCTGAGCATTCCCGCGGACCAGCGCACGCCGGAACAGCAGGCGTCGCTGTTCGACCATTACCTCAACGTTCACGACCCTCAGTTCCCCGCGCTGGCGAAAGCGGTCACGTCGCTGGAAGAAGAACGTGACGCCATCAGAAAACGCAGCCCGGTGACTCACATTCAGCAGGAACGGAAGGACTCACCGGCCATGGCGCATATTCTGATGCGCGGCGAATACGACAAACCCGGTGAAGAAGTGTCGGCGACCACTCCGGCGGCGCTGCACCCGCTGCCCGATGGAGCACCGAAGAATCGCCTGGGACTGGCCGAATGGGTTGTTGATCCGACCAATCCGCTGACCGCGCGAGTCACCGTGAATCGCTTCTGGCAGGAATTGTTCGGGCAGGGAATTGTTGCGACTCCCGAAGATTTTGGAGTCATGGGATCGCTGCCCAGCCATCAGGATCTGCTGGACTGGCTGGCGGTGGAATACCGCGAATCCGGCTGGAACACAAAGCGACTGTTCAAGCTGATGCTGATGAGCGCCACGTACCGGCAGTCGGCTGCGGTCACTCCTGAAAAGCTGGAACTCGATCGTGACAATGTATTGTTGTCGCGGGGCCCGCGTTTTCGGATGGCGGCGGAGATGGTCCGCGATTACGCCCTGGCGGTCAGCGGCCTGCTGTCGCCGAAAATGTACGGTCCGGGAGTCAAACCGTACCAGCCGGAAGACATCTGGAACGTCGTGGGTCTGAACGTCAGCGACACCCGCGAATACGTCGCGGACACCGGTGAGAACCTCTACCGGCGTTCGCTGTACACGTTTTGGAAGCGAATGGCTCCTCCGCCAAACATGGAAGCATTCAACGCTCCAAACCGCGAAGTCTGTACCGTTCGCCGCGAACGAACCAACACGCCGCTGCAGGCGCTGGTGACGCTGAACGATCCGGTGTTCGTCGAAGCAGCCCGGCATCTTGCCGAAAACGCGATTCACACGGCTGGCGGCGACGACGACGCGAGAATCGTCAGCGAGATCGCTCGCCGCGCGCTGTTTCGATCGATGAATGACGTCGAAATGGAAGTGCTGTTGAACGACAAACGGGACTTCTTCGACTACTACCAGTCACATCCCGACGACGCAAAGGCACTCACCGACGTCGGCGAATCCCCGGCCGCCACCGACATCGACGCCGCTACTCTGGCGGCATGGACGATGGTCTGTAATCAGGTGCTGAATCTTGACGAAGTCCTGAACAAGTAG
- a CDS encoding aldolase/citrate lyase family protein translates to MKIRALRRFREKLRRDDSVYGLWVTLESATITEIAVALGVDWVVVDAEHGHLGWKDINDHVRAALRSDTVVLVRIAERSTSLTKRVLDIGADGIVIPWVETAEQFDEAVRDCRYPPEGRRGIGGERATAWGQSFAEHTADANDHVLVVPLIESVAAIPNVEAMCAVDGAEVFFFGPADFSSTAGFRGQWEGPGVAEQIVTLKDTIRSHGKHCGLMTTSIDDLLKRREQGFRMPGLASDTGFLLRSLHQALQAVGRDRMPAASLDPKDGRAVQQPLPKRPTAMQPDRDEVVTRLSDVSPVEIQSAVTFEALVGGFNAARNLTTGIVTFQPSAVLDRHRHPCSESITVLEGEIEVTVEGRVYRLSPLDNIVIPRWVPHTARNPDSEKPTMLHVAMAISVPERELVTRQFPLEQMPSTSSGLPGCERVTRYQTAQRTFGVGPGAEFVDYFNAELIPGIEMSGGFARFQPGGRLPAHLHDFDESICITAGTATCLVEGQRYSLSGCATAMVPRGRIHYFVNESPATMDMIWVYAGPMPERIVVEEACAFAPRSG, encoded by the coding sequence ATGAAGATTCGAGCACTCCGCCGGTTTCGCGAAAAGCTTCGTCGTGACGACAGCGTTTACGGCCTGTGGGTTACTCTGGAATCGGCCACCATCACGGAAATCGCCGTCGCGCTGGGGGTGGATTGGGTCGTTGTCGACGCCGAACACGGGCACCTGGGCTGGAAGGACATCAACGATCACGTCCGCGCCGCTCTGCGAAGTGATACCGTCGTGCTGGTTCGTATTGCCGAACGCAGCACGTCGCTGACCAAACGCGTGCTGGATATCGGAGCCGACGGCATCGTCATTCCCTGGGTCGAAACGGCCGAGCAATTTGACGAAGCGGTTCGCGACTGTCGCTATCCGCCCGAAGGTCGACGCGGAATCGGCGGCGAGCGGGCGACGGCGTGGGGCCAGAGTTTCGCCGAACATACGGCCGACGCGAATGATCACGTGCTGGTCGTGCCTCTGATCGAAAGCGTCGCCGCGATCCCGAATGTTGAGGCCATGTGCGCCGTCGACGGGGCCGAAGTTTTCTTTTTCGGCCCGGCGGATTTTTCGTCCACCGCAGGGTTCCGCGGTCAGTGGGAAGGACCGGGTGTCGCGGAGCAAATCGTCACGCTGAAAGACACGATCCGATCGCACGGCAAACACTGCGGGTTGATGACAACCAGTATCGACGACTTGCTGAAACGCCGCGAACAGGGGTTTCGAATGCCGGGGCTGGCGTCGGACACGGGCTTTCTGCTGCGGTCACTGCACCAGGCACTGCAGGCCGTTGGACGCGATCGCATGCCCGCTGCCAGTCTTGATCCGAAAGACGGCCGAGCTGTGCAGCAGCCACTGCCAAAGCGGCCGACGGCCATGCAGCCGGACCGTGATGAAGTCGTCACCCGGTTGAGCGACGTCAGCCCGGTTGAAATTCAGTCCGCCGTGACTTTCGAAGCGCTGGTCGGCGGATTCAACGCGGCCCGGAATCTGACAACCGGTATCGTGACGTTTCAGCCATCGGCAGTTCTGGACCGTCATCGTCACCCGTGCAGCGAATCGATCACGGTTCTGGAAGGCGAAATCGAAGTCACGGTGGAAGGGCGCGTCTATCGCCTTTCGCCGCTGGACAACATCGTGATTCCGCGGTGGGTGCCGCACACCGCGCGCAATCCTGATTCGGAAAAACCAACCATGCTGCACGTTGCAATGGCGATCAGTGTTCCGGAACGAGAACTCGTGACGCGGCAGTTCCCGCTGGAGCAAATGCCGTCGACGTCCTCGGGACTGCCAGGCTGCGAACGTGTGACGCGGTATCAGACCGCTCAGCGAACGTTTGGCGTCGGTCCCGGCGCGGAGTTCGTCGACTACTTCAACGCGGAACTGATCCCCGGAATTGAAATGAGCGGCGGGTTCGCGAGATTCCAGCCAGGCGGCAGACTTCCCGCGCATCTTCACGATTTCGACGAATCGATCTGCATCACGGCCGGAACAGCAACGTGTCTGGTTGAGGGGCAGCGTTATTCTCTGAGCGGCTGTGCGACCGCGATGGTGCCTCGGGGGCGGATCCATTACTTCGTCAACGAATCGCCGGCGACGATGGACATGATCTGGGTCTACGCCGGCCCGATGCCGGAACGCATTGTCGTCGAAGAAGCCTGTGCCTTCGCGCCGAGATCCGGATAG
- a CDS encoding GEVED domain-containing protein codes for MTFLLKRNARETSSSVRRNCRHRSIITGPAEVLEDRRLLTLNIKFDYSMDDSRFFAPQERKDALERAAAVLEARITDTLSAITPGSGNTWTAELFDPATGNRSQVGNLTVAANQIVIFAGARNLGKIGTRPVLGQGSSGGVPSWRGTQAFGTAVVTRGQSGVNVSNPAASTDFAAWGGALAFTTALDAGQSWNFGTGAPGANQYDFFSVAVHEMAHLLGFGLAPSYMRLVNASNQFTGTKSRQLFGGNVPLETGAGHWMVDTAANLPGTSTRQETLMDPDFEPGVRKLITDLDWAGLDDLGWDVSAVSTQLDFGDAPDASNGTGTGNYKTRAADGGASHVVGAQLRLGGSVDADSGTLQNAAATADDTNGSDDENGIANAAQQLTLVAGTRPVVSVSVTNQLASAATLYGWIDYNGNGLFENSGERASVTVAAGTVNGTVTLTFPQVPRTAVEHTYARFRISTTTAAANSTGAAPNGEVEDYAVTISIPVLPSLDVDGNGQAELFTDGILMARYIINFTGEPLIRDAIGAGATRTTAAAVKEFLDNAHDMLDADGNGVRELFTDGILIVRFLVPLTGNSLIQNAIAPDATRTTAAQVTAHLNGYLPPQAGAPVSDGTAFASAFGLGNGAAAQTPSSVQTETDEVFADLNWLDEPTRLDQTLLSEAPTAAFAPEAVSSQRNWLRQISVG; via the coding sequence ATGACATTTCTGCTCAAACGGAATGCCCGCGAAACGTCATCCTCGGTTCGTCGAAACTGCCGGCATCGATCGATCATCACCGGGCCTGCTGAGGTTCTGGAAGATCGTCGACTGCTGACACTGAACATCAAGTTCGACTACAGCATGGACGATTCGAGGTTCTTCGCGCCGCAGGAACGGAAGGACGCTCTGGAACGTGCCGCGGCGGTTCTTGAAGCACGGATCACCGACACGCTTTCGGCGATTACTCCCGGCAGCGGAAACACGTGGACGGCGGAATTATTCGATCCGGCAACCGGTAACAGATCGCAGGTTGGCAACCTGACTGTGGCGGCAAATCAGATCGTGATCTTTGCGGGCGCCAGAAACCTCGGGAAAATCGGCACTCGCCCGGTACTTGGTCAGGGCAGTTCGGGTGGCGTCCCGTCCTGGCGGGGGACTCAGGCGTTTGGCACGGCGGTCGTCACTCGCGGACAGTCCGGCGTCAACGTTTCCAATCCGGCGGCAAGCACCGATTTCGCCGCGTGGGGTGGAGCCCTGGCATTCACAACGGCGCTGGATGCAGGGCAGTCATGGAACTTCGGCACCGGAGCGCCCGGCGCGAACCAGTATGATTTCTTCTCCGTCGCTGTTCATGAAATGGCGCACCTGCTTGGTTTCGGTCTGGCGCCGTCTTACATGAGACTCGTCAACGCCTCGAACCAGTTTACCGGAACCAAGTCGCGTCAGTTGTTCGGCGGAAACGTGCCGCTGGAAACGGGAGCCGGTCACTGGATGGTTGATACGGCAGCCAATCTTCCCGGCACGTCGACGCGTCAGGAAACGCTGATGGATCCGGATTTTGAGCCCGGCGTGCGCAAGCTGATAACCGATCTGGACTGGGCCGGACTGGACGATTTGGGCTGGGACGTTTCCGCTGTGTCGACGCAGCTCGATTTCGGTGACGCGCCGGATGCGTCGAACGGTACCGGAACCGGAAACTATAAGACTCGTGCCGCGGATGGCGGTGCAAGTCACGTCGTCGGTGCTCAGCTTCGGCTGGGCGGCAGTGTCGACGCCGACAGTGGAACCCTGCAGAACGCAGCCGCCACCGCGGACGACACGAATGGTTCCGACGACGAAAACGGTATCGCGAACGCCGCTCAGCAACTGACGCTGGTTGCGGGCACTCGTCCCGTCGTCAGCGTTTCCGTCACCAACCAACTCGCCAGCGCCGCCACGCTGTATGGATGGATCGACTACAACGGGAATGGCCTGTTCGAGAATTCCGGTGAACGAGCATCTGTGACCGTTGCTGCCGGCACCGTCAACGGTACGGTCACGCTGACATTCCCGCAGGTTCCCCGAACTGCGGTGGAACACACATACGCCAGATTCCGCATCAGCACTACGACCGCGGCCGCGAATTCCACGGGAGCCGCGCCGAATGGCGAAGTGGAAGATTACGCGGTCACGATTTCGATTCCCGTGCTGCCTTCGCTGGATGTCGACGGCAACGGGCAGGCGGAGCTGTTTACCGACGGCATCCTGATGGCCCGCTACATCATCAACTTCACGGGCGAACCGCTGATCAGAGATGCAATCGGCGCTGGAGCCACGCGGACGACAGCTGCGGCAGTCAAGGAGTTCCTGGACAACGCTCACGACATGCTGGACGCCGACGGCAACGGTGTCAGGGAACTTTTCACCGACGGCATTCTGATCGTTCGGTTTCTTGTGCCCCTGACGGGTAACAGCCTGATTCAGAACGCGATCGCTCCCGATGCGACTCGCACAACCGCCGCCCAGGTAACGGCGCATTTGAACGGCTATCTTCCACCGCAGGCCGGAGCTCCCGTGTCTGACGGAACTGCCTTTGCGTCAGCATTCGGGCTCGGAAACGGCGCCGCCGCGCAGACGCCATCTTCCGTCCAGACAGAAACCGATGAAGTCTTCGCCGACCTGAACTGGCTGGATGAACCGACACGGCTCGATCAGACACTGTTGTCGGAAGCGCCAACCGCAGCGTTTGCTCCGGAAGCGGTCAGCTCGCAGCGGAACTGGCTGCGTCAGATCAGCGTCGGCTGA
- a CDS encoding c-type cytochrome: MRVQALSALDSQASELLNPLIQRSLKSETTRPCEFALELLAKHDPRRAVIQIAATLKTSYVTAERQRAAALCAELDVPGADRLLYTLIQDLTAAESADIRLEVIEAAEIRSRDNSQLAASLAEFRTAREQSAGDDPAAAFDECLVGGDPQRGRQLFLNHISAQCVRCHRVGRQGSNIGPRLDDVALRRDAKYLLRSIVAPSADIDDKYRSQVVVMNSGKVVQGLLLKKDDLSMTLADAQGQEVEIALADVEEFVDRKVSIMPEMTETLSRRQIRDLLAFLLTLETEVRPTAR, translated from the coding sequence GTGCGAGTCCAGGCTTTGAGCGCGCTGGATTCGCAGGCGTCCGAATTGCTGAATCCGCTGATCCAGAGATCACTGAAGTCCGAGACGACGCGGCCTTGCGAATTCGCGCTGGAACTGCTGGCGAAACACGATCCGCGTCGTGCGGTCATCCAGATTGCCGCCACTCTGAAGACTTCATACGTGACGGCCGAACGCCAGCGAGCGGCAGCGTTGTGTGCCGAACTGGACGTTCCTGGCGCCGACCGGCTGTTGTACACGCTGATTCAGGACCTGACCGCCGCGGAGTCCGCTGACATTCGGCTGGAAGTCATCGAAGCGGCCGAGATCCGCAGCCGGGACAACAGCCAACTGGCGGCTTCGCTGGCCGAATTTCGGACCGCCCGCGAACAATCCGCCGGTGACGACCCCGCGGCGGCGTTTGACGAATGCCTCGTCGGCGGAGATCCGCAGCGCGGCCGGCAGTTGTTCCTAAATCACATTTCCGCTCAGTGCGTTCGCTGCCATCGAGTCGGGCGTCAGGGAAGCAACATCGGTCCCAGGCTGGACGACGTCGCCCTTCGACGCGATGCCAAGTACCTGCTGAGATCCATTGTCGCACCCAGCGCCGATATCGACGACAAATATCGGTCGCAGGTGGTTGTGATGAATTCCGGAAAGGTCGTTCAGGGACTGCTGCTGAAAAAGGACGACCTGTCGATGACGCTCGCGGACGCGCAGGGGCAGGAAGTGGAAATCGCTCTGGCGGATGTCGAGGAATTCGTCGATCGGAAGGTGTCGATCATGCCGGAGATGACCGAAACACTGTCACGACGACAGATCCGCGACCTGCTGGCGTTTCTGCTGACTCTGGAAACCGAAGTCAGGCCAACAGCTCGTTGA
- a CDS encoding TIGR03032 family protein — translation MTEPRLELTGSRQLPEWMLEHFVSFAFTTYQSGKLFLVGLQPNGRLSVFERTFNRCMGLWSNGQTMWMTSLYQLWRFENVIPAGHDADGYDRLYVPQVGYTTGDLDIHDVSVDCSGRVIFVNTLFCCLATTSDTHSFAPLWKPPFISRLAAEDRCHLNGMAMKDGRPKYVTAVSQSDVADGWRDRRRDSGCVIDVEADEVIATGLAMPHSPRWYRDRLWLLNSGTGFLGTVDPVNGRFEEVTFCPGYMRGLSFIGDYAVVGLSKQRQNRTFSDLPLDDNLASRQAEPRCGLQIIDLRTGDSVHWLRIDGIVEELYDVVVLPEIRRPKALGFKTDEIRRTLRVDDPQPL, via the coding sequence GTGACAGAACCGCGCTTGGAACTGACGGGATCCCGTCAGCTTCCGGAATGGATGCTTGAACACTTCGTCAGCTTTGCATTCACAACATATCAGTCCGGCAAGCTGTTTCTGGTCGGACTGCAGCCAAATGGACGGCTTTCGGTATTCGAGCGAACATTCAACCGCTGCATGGGGCTGTGGAGCAACGGCCAGACGATGTGGATGACGTCGCTGTACCAGCTTTGGCGTTTTGAAAACGTGATTCCGGCCGGACACGACGCGGACGGCTACGACCGGCTGTATGTGCCTCAGGTCGGATATACGACGGGCGATCTGGACATTCACGATGTGTCCGTCGATTGCAGCGGGCGAGTCATCTTTGTGAACACGCTGTTCTGCTGCCTTGCGACAACCAGCGACACTCACAGTTTTGCGCCGCTTTGGAAACCACCGTTCATCAGCCGTCTTGCCGCGGAGGATCGCTGTCATCTGAACGGAATGGCGATGAAGGATGGTCGGCCGAAATACGTCACGGCTGTCAGCCAGTCGGACGTCGCGGACGGCTGGCGTGATCGCCGAAGGGATTCGGGCTGCGTCATCGATGTTGAAGCGGACGAGGTCATCGCAACGGGACTGGCGATGCCGCATTCGCCTCGATGGTACCGAGACCGGTTGTGGCTGCTGAATTCCGGTACGGGGTTCCTGGGAACCGTTGATCCCGTCAACGGCCGCTTCGAAGAAGTCACGTTCTGTCCGGGTTATATGCGGGGACTGAGTTTCATCGGTGACTACGCGGTGGTTGGTCTTTCAAAGCAGCGTCAGAACCGCACGTTCAGCGACCTTCCGCTGGATGACAATCTGGCGTCGCGCCAGGCCGAACCTCGCTGCGGCCTGCAGATCATCGACCTCAGGACCGGCGACAGCGTTCACTGGCTCCGGATCGACGGGATCGTCGAAGAACTCTACGACGTGGTTGTCCTGCCGGAAATTCGTCGGCCAAAGGCGCTGGGATTCAAGACGGACGAAATCCGCCGGACGCTGCGAGTCGATGATCCGCAGCCGCTGTAG